From Mycolicibacterium cosmeticum, a single genomic window includes:
- a CDS encoding dsRBD fold-containing protein, whose translation MNPPGALCPHPDGEDSGKHWTIDVRFDEYLGQTRARAELHRLGRTSTGVGFSRVGNRNPRLVAIDDELAAARALADLANRLTAAGAHDMDTVTGTP comes from the coding sequence ATGAATCCGCCCGGCGCACTGTGCCCGCACCCCGATGGCGAAGACAGTGGCAAGCACTGGACCATCGACGTGCGCTTCGACGAGTACCTGGGACAAACCCGCGCTCGAGCGGAACTGCACCGGCTGGGCAGGACATCCACCGGCGTGGGATTCAGCCGGGTCGGGAACCGGAATCCCAGACTTGTCGCCATCGACGACGAACTGGCCGCCGCCCGCGCCCTGGCCGATCTGGCGAATCGGTTGACCGCCGCAGGCGCACATGACATGGATACGGTCACCGGCACACCGTGA
- a CDS encoding response regulator: MSADNAAESGALRVFLVDDHEVVRRGLIDLLSADPELRVVGEAGSVAQAMTLIPATRPDVAVLDVRLPDGNGIELCRDLLSELPELSCLMLTSFTSDQAMLDAILAGASGYVLKDIRGMQLAQAIKDVGAGRSLLDNRAAAVLMAKLRGTTRRADPLSKLSEQERVLLQLIGEGLTNRQIAARMFLAEKTVKNYVSRLLTKLGMERRTQAAVFISKLDQPSHEDPE, translated from the coding sequence ATGAGTGCGGACAACGCCGCAGAGTCCGGGGCCCTGCGGGTCTTCCTCGTCGACGATCACGAGGTGGTGCGGCGCGGGCTGATCGACCTGCTCAGCGCCGACCCCGAACTGCGCGTCGTCGGCGAGGCTGGTTCGGTGGCACAAGCCATGACGTTGATCCCCGCCACCCGACCCGACGTGGCGGTCCTCGACGTGCGTCTGCCGGACGGCAACGGCATCGAACTGTGCCGCGACCTGCTCTCGGAGCTGCCCGAACTCAGTTGTCTGATGCTGACGTCCTTCACCTCCGATCAGGCCATGTTGGACGCCATCCTGGCCGGAGCCAGCGGCTATGTGCTCAAAGACATCAGGGGCATGCAACTGGCCCAGGCGATCAAAGACGTCGGGGCGGGCCGTTCGCTGCTGGACAATCGAGCGGCCGCCGTATTGATGGCCAAGCTGCGCGGCACGACCCGACGCGCCGATCCGCTGTCGAAGCTCAGCGAGCAGGAGCGTGTGCTGCTCCAACTGATCGGTGAAGGGCTCACCAACAGGCAGATCGCCGCCAGGATGTTCCTGGCCGAGAAGACCGTCAAGAATTACGTGTCGCGGCTGCTGACCAAACTGGGGATGGAACGCCGCACCCAGGCAGCGGTGTTCATCTCCAAGCTCGATCAACCCAGCCACGAAGACCCCGAATAG
- a CDS encoding dsRBD fold-containing protein, with amino-acid sequence MSHKHSKKHLDQLTVKIDVDRIGEGTRAIARMDWENGELIGRGRTTLDPDDHFPDEVGENLAIARALSDIAGKLYAATASEIQLVTGERVSVR; translated from the coding sequence ATGAGCCACAAGCACTCCAAGAAGCACCTCGACCAGCTGACCGTCAAGATCGACGTGGATCGGATCGGTGAAGGCACCAGGGCCATCGCCCGGATGGACTGGGAGAACGGCGAACTGATCGGCCGGGGCCGAACCACCCTGGACCCGGACGATCACTTCCCCGACGAGGTCGGTGAGAATCTCGCCATCGCGCGGGCGTTGTCGGACATCGCCGGCAAGCTCTACGCCGCGACCGCTTCGGAGATCCAGCTGGTGACCGGCGAACGAGTTTCGGTCCGCTGA
- a CDS encoding Acg family FMN-binding oxidoreductase gives MPQTTVGTDVLKEAVQLACRAPSIHNSQPWRWIAGTSTLELHLDASRLVRSDSSGRQALISCGAVLDHLQVAMAAAGWTSFVDRYPNPNDHRHLASIDFAPMEYVTEGHHRRAQTIGRRRTDRLPFAAPTNPDAVEAALRQAVADAALLDVLGDDARPALVEAAAGTEAARLYDSAYHAELDWWTSSLDPTTGIPHSALISAAERDRVALGRRFPVTHQQEQRREVPQDRSLIVVLSAYDDTRQDVLRCGEALSAALLTATMDGLATCTLTHLTETPAGSDVVSSLTGRPLPELLIRVGTAPADEDAPPPTPRRPLAEVLTVNR, from the coding sequence ATGCCGCAGACCACGGTGGGCACCGACGTCCTCAAGGAGGCGGTGCAGCTGGCATGCCGGGCGCCGTCGATTCACAACAGCCAGCCATGGCGTTGGATCGCCGGCACCAGCACGCTGGAACTCCATCTCGATGCGAGCCGGCTGGTCAGGTCCGATTCCTCGGGCCGTCAGGCCCTGATCAGCTGCGGTGCCGTGCTCGACCACCTGCAAGTGGCGATGGCAGCCGCCGGATGGACATCGTTCGTGGACCGTTACCCCAACCCCAACGATCATCGCCATCTCGCCTCGATCGACTTCGCCCCGATGGAATACGTCACCGAAGGCCACCACCGCCGGGCGCAGACCATCGGCCGGCGCCGCACGGATCGGCTCCCTTTCGCCGCCCCGACGAATCCCGATGCCGTCGAGGCCGCACTGCGGCAGGCCGTGGCCGATGCCGCCCTCCTCGATGTCCTCGGCGACGACGCCCGACCGGCACTCGTCGAAGCCGCGGCCGGCACCGAGGCCGCGCGACTGTACGACTCCGCATACCACGCCGAATTGGATTGGTGGACATCCTCTCTCGATCCCACCACCGGTATCCCGCACAGCGCGTTGATCTCGGCGGCCGAGCGGGACCGGGTTGCCCTCGGCCGCCGTTTCCCGGTCACCCACCAGCAGGAGCAGCGGCGCGAAGTGCCACAGGACCGCTCGCTCATCGTGGTGCTGTCCGCCTATGACGACACCCGCCAAGACGTGCTCCGCTGCGGCGAAGCGCTATCCGCGGCGCTGCTGACTGCCACCATGGATGGGCTCGCGACGTGCACACTGACCCATCTGACCGAGACGCCGGCCGGCAGCGACGTCGTCAGCTCGCTGACGGGCCGTCCACTGCCGGAGCTGCTGATCAGGGTGGGCACCGCACCCGCCGATGAGGACGCTCCTCCACCGACCCCGCGCCGGCCGCTGGCCGAAGTATTGACTGTCAATCGCTGA
- a CDS encoding bifunctional aminoglycoside phosphotransferase/ATP-binding protein, producing MQPASDAATVHETHTGVVLLVGDRAFKAKKPVVTDFLDFRTVEARENVCQREVQLNRRLAPSSYLGVAHLNGPQAGPAEPVIVMRRHPDSVCLATMVTGGRSVTAELDRIAAVLAEFHRDAERSDAIDACATVDAVADRWRENLTELTRFTGDILAPDAVMEVERLVERFIAGRQSLFAQRIADRRIVDGHGDLLAADAFCLPDGPALLDCLEFDDRLRYVDGVDDAAFLAMDLEFLGRRDLAEHFIAQYGMLAGDQAPPALTDFYIAYRAVVRAKVDCIRVQQGRQEARADARRHLAIALAHLTDGAVRLIIVGGGPGTGKSTLAQSLAGEIGAHVVSTDDVRRELQRSGRIGGATGALHAGLYTAENVDIVYDEVLRLARLLLDDGYTVILDGTWRNPEHRAQARRLAARCSATMLEFVCTTTLDDAKARISGRGHTSSDATAEMAAPLAVDADSWAGAHRIDTTKPIQDSIAEARKLCCVTI from the coding sequence ATGCAACCAGCATCTGACGCCGCGACCGTTCACGAAACACACACCGGTGTCGTGTTGTTGGTCGGTGACCGGGCTTTCAAAGCCAAGAAACCGGTGGTCACCGACTTCTTGGACTTCCGGACCGTCGAGGCCCGCGAGAATGTCTGCCAACGTGAGGTTCAACTGAACCGGCGGTTGGCACCGTCGAGCTATCTGGGAGTCGCGCACCTGAATGGTCCGCAGGCCGGCCCTGCCGAGCCGGTGATCGTCATGCGGCGTCACCCCGATTCGGTCTGCCTGGCCACCATGGTCACCGGTGGCCGATCCGTGACCGCGGAGCTGGACCGGATAGCCGCGGTGCTGGCGGAGTTTCACCGTGACGCCGAGCGCAGTGACGCGATCGACGCCTGCGCAACCGTGGACGCCGTCGCCGACCGCTGGCGGGAAAACCTCACCGAACTCACCCGGTTCACGGGCGACATCCTGGCCCCGGACGCCGTGATGGAGGTCGAGCGGCTCGTCGAGCGGTTCATCGCGGGTAGGCAGTCCCTCTTCGCGCAGCGCATCGCGGATCGGCGGATCGTCGACGGCCACGGCGACCTGCTGGCCGCTGATGCCTTCTGTCTGCCCGACGGGCCGGCGCTGCTGGACTGCCTGGAGTTCGACGATCGCTTGCGCTACGTCGACGGTGTCGATGACGCCGCCTTCCTGGCGATGGACCTGGAATTCCTGGGCCGCAGGGATCTCGCTGAGCACTTCATCGCGCAGTACGGCATGCTGGCCGGCGACCAGGCGCCGCCGGCGCTGACGGACTTCTATATCGCCTACCGCGCCGTCGTACGCGCCAAGGTGGACTGCATCCGGGTGCAGCAGGGGCGGCAGGAGGCACGCGCCGACGCCCGCCGGCATCTTGCCATTGCGCTCGCCCACCTCACCGACGGCGCGGTCCGGTTGATCATCGTCGGTGGGGGTCCGGGTACCGGGAAATCAACGCTGGCACAGTCGTTGGCGGGTGAGATTGGGGCGCACGTGGTGTCGACCGATGACGTCCGCCGGGAGTTGCAGCGCTCCGGACGCATCGGCGGGGCGACCGGAGCCCTGCATGCCGGGCTGTACACCGCCGAGAACGTCGACATCGTCTATGACGAGGTGCTGCGGCTGGCCCGGCTGTTGCTGGATGACGGTTACACGGTGATCCTCGACGGCACGTGGCGCAATCCCGAGCACCGCGCGCAGGCTCGCCGGCTCGCCGCCCGCTGCTCGGCGACGATGCTGGAATTCGTCTGCACCACAACGCTCGACGATGCCAAGGCACGCATCTCGGGACGCGGACACACCTCGTCGGATGCGACGGCGGAGATGGCGGCCCCCTTGGCGGTCGATGCCGACTCCTGGGCCGGTGCGCACCGCATCGACACCACCAAGCCGATACAGGACAGCATCGCCGAAGCGCGAAAGCTGTGCTGCGTCACCATCTGA
- a CDS encoding zinc-dependent alcohol dehydrogenase family protein, protein MKALVYQGPGQRSWQEVPDPRIQSPTDAIVRVDTVTICGTDLHILKGDVPEVEPGRILGHEAVGTITAVGSAVQNRKVGDRVLVSCISACGRCRYCRDGRYGQCLGGGGWVLGHLIDGTQAEYVRVPFADTSTHLVPAGVTDDQMLMLADILPTSYEVGVLNGTVRPGDVVAIVGAGPIGLAAILTARLYSPRTIVSIDVAESRLEAARKFGADVIVNPDTESARAVVDSLTDGLGADCVMEAVGTPGTFEESIRLVRAGGHIANIGVHGAPATLHLEDIWIKNLTITTGLVDTYSTPTLIDLVAAHRIDTAPMITHRFTFDEFEDAYDVFSRPAQTGALKVLLAASK, encoded by the coding sequence ATGAAAGCCCTTGTGTACCAAGGTCCCGGACAACGGTCGTGGCAGGAAGTGCCCGACCCCCGAATCCAGAGTCCGACCGACGCGATCGTCCGGGTCGATACGGTCACCATCTGCGGCACCGATCTGCACATCTTGAAGGGGGATGTCCCCGAAGTCGAGCCCGGCCGCATCCTCGGCCACGAGGCGGTGGGCACTATCACCGCCGTCGGCTCTGCGGTGCAGAACCGCAAGGTCGGTGATCGGGTCCTGGTGTCCTGTATCAGCGCCTGTGGGCGGTGCCGTTACTGCCGGGACGGGCGCTATGGTCAGTGTCTCGGTGGCGGAGGCTGGGTCCTGGGGCACCTCATCGACGGCACCCAAGCCGAATACGTCCGGGTTCCGTTCGCGGACACGTCCACCCATCTGGTCCCGGCCGGGGTGACCGACGATCAGATGCTCATGCTCGCCGATATCCTGCCCACCTCCTACGAGGTGGGCGTGCTCAACGGGACGGTGCGGCCAGGGGATGTCGTCGCCATCGTCGGAGCCGGTCCGATCGGCCTGGCCGCCATCCTCACCGCGCGGTTGTACAGTCCCCGCACCATCGTCTCGATCGACGTGGCTGAGTCACGATTGGAGGCGGCGCGCAAGTTCGGCGCCGACGTCATCGTCAACCCCGACACGGAATCGGCACGCGCGGTCGTCGATTCACTGACCGACGGTCTGGGTGCGGATTGCGTGATGGAAGCCGTGGGTACCCCGGGCACGTTCGAGGAGTCGATCCGGTTGGTGCGAGCGGGCGGTCACATCGCGAACATCGGGGTGCATGGCGCTCCGGCGACGCTGCATCTGGAAGATATCTGGATCAAGAACCTGACCATCACGACCGGACTGGTGGACACGTACTCCACCCCGACTCTCATCGACCTGGTCGCAGCACACCGTATCGACACCGCACCGATGATCACCCATCGATTTACCTTCGACGAGTTCGAAGACGCGTACGACGTGTTCAGCCGGCCGGCCCAGACGGGCGCGCTGAAAGTGCTGCTGGCGGCATCGAAATGA